AAGACGGAATTGAGTGCTATCAAAGAAATGCGTAAATCTCTTTGGGATCAGGTGCCACGGTTTGCACTCAAATTTGCTTGATGTCGACAGGTCACTACGATATACCCAATTGGACCAAGAGATTCATTCACACTTGCTGCAGAGAAGAATTGCACGAAGAAATTGAAGGCAATTTGATCGAGTACAGGGAAGGACTCAATCCCAAGTCTCGAAAATCTAAGTGGCAATTTTTATATCAAGTCCTGACCTACATCAGACCATCTACCCTAAAATCAATAAGTCAAAACTCAAGATTCTACATCATGTTCAACTTCAACATTTTACAAACTATCCGTGGACTCTGGATGCATCGCTCCACCACTGTGCTAAATATCAGCGGCTATGCCTTGGGGATGCTATGTGTTTCCGTATTGTTTTTCTATATCAAAGGTGAATTGGCTTATGACCAGTTTCATCATAACAAAGAAGAGATCTATCGCGTCATTCGCTTGAGCGAAATGAATGGTGAGAAGTACAAGATCGGGGTAACTTCCGGTCCGTATGCCCCGCATTTGGCACTTGATTTTCCGGCGGACATTCAAAGTACCTTGCGGATTTATTCAACAGAGGCATTGTTTGAATACGAGGACAAAGTATTCAAAGAAGACAAATTACTGTTTGCTGATCCTAATTTTTTCGAGTTCTTCACTTTTCCATTATCCATAGGAGACCCAGCGTCTGTGTTGGAACAGCCCAACGCCCTCGTACTCTCCAAAAAAGCCGCCAGAAAATATTTCGGTGATGAGAATCCATTGGGCAAAACTTTGATCCTGGACAAGGAAGAACCATTCATAGTGACTGGCGTAATGGATGACTGGCCGGCTGATTCTCATTTGGATTTTGAGTTTATGGGGTCTATGAAATACATCGAAGATTTCAGCTTTATGAAAGGCTGGTGGAATAATGGCCTATTCACCTATGTGAGAGTAGAATCTGCTTTCATTGCCAATGGTCTTAATACCAAATTCCCACAGTTCATGGACAAATATTTTGGTAAGGACTTTGAGCGTTCGGGAAAACGAATAGACATAGAACTAGAAGCTCTTAGTGACATCTATTTTGACAAAGTACGATATGACTGGGCCAGGCACGGCAACAAGGATGCAGTCATTTTATTGGCGGGAGTAGCCATCGCCATCTTATTTATTGCCTGCTTCAATTATTTGAATTTGGCCATCGCTCTTTCGTTTAGACGCGCCAAGGAAATTGGCATGCGAAAGGTATTAGGAGGGAATAAACTAAGATTGGTGATACAGTTTTTAGGTGAGTCATTAATGGTGTGCCTGGTGGCTATAGTGCTAGCCGTGGCATTGACCGAAGTAGTCTTGCCAACATTCAATCGCATGTTCGACTTGTCTATTGTAACCTCGTGGCTTGACCCACTAGTGCTTATATTTTTTGCTGTGCTCATGCTGGTTACGGTTTTGCTCTCTGGGTTATATCCAGCGCTTTTACTCTCTAGTTTAAAACCACTAGAAGTTTTTAAAGGACAGACCCACCTTCGGAAGAACAATTTGTGGTTGAGAAAGGGCTTGGTGGTGGCCCAGTTTTCCATTTCTATATTTATGATCATTTCTACTTTGATCATCAAAGAACAGCTGGATTTTGTCAACAGTAAAAGCCTTGGCTTTGATCGGGAAGCCATTGTGATGGTGGATTTCGACAACGAGGAAATTCGAGAGCACCGTGATACGTTTAAAGAAAGATTGAAGCAAAGTTCAAAAATAAAACGAGTGACTTCTATGTCTGGCGAACCAGGCGGTTTCCACGATGGCACTACCGTTGATTTCCTGGGAGATGTGTTGGATATCCGAACCCGAACAGCTTTTGTGGATGAAGACTATCTGAGTGTTTTTAATATCGAATTGGCCGCTGGCAGGGATTTCTCCAACGAGTACAGACTCAATGATGCTCATGCGGCATTGATCAATGAGAAAACCGTTCAGGATTTGGGGCTGTCACTTGACGAAGCCATAGGGACTAAATTTAAAATACCCATGTGGGATACGTTAGAGCATGTGGTAGTAGGCGTTACCAAAGATTACCACTTCAATTCACTTCGACATGAAATGGAACCTTTAATTATTGTGCCTGGGCTATACCATCGAAGAATGGGGATCAAACTGGATCCCAATCATATTTTTGAAGGCTTGAGAGAGGTAGAAGAAATCTACGCTGAGCTGGCTCCTAACTATCCCATCACCTACGAGTTTATGGATGATTCATTGGCACAGTTGTATGCAGAGGAAAAGCAACAGAGCCAGATTTTTCAGATGTTTTCTGGGGTGTCTATTTTCTTGGCCTGTTTAGGAATCTTTGGATTGGTATCGTTTGTAGTCGAGCGTAGACGCAAAGAATTTGGCATACGAAAGGCGTTAGGTGCTAGTGTAGTTACACTATTACAGATCATTGCTCGGGAGTTTGTGCTAATGATCGGAGTGGCCGGCCTCATTGCCATTCCTTTGGCTTGGTACGCCATCCAACTATGGCTAGAAAACTTCGCTTATCGAATCGTATTGGCAGAATCTTGGGAGATATTTCTGGTCGGGGCAATAGCTGCTTTGCTATTAGCCTTGGTGACTATCTTTATTCGCTCCATTCGCTCGGCCAATGCCAACCCTACAGAGAGTCTAAGGTATGAGTGATAAGTCTGAAAATTAATGGGGTAGGTTTTGAGTTGGAGAAGGAATAGATATATTTAGTCTATGAAAAAAATCCTTTCCCTGCTCGCTATAGGCAGTCTATTTATCATGTATGGCTCATTTGTATCGGAAACCCCTTTTAGTGATGGTCCCTATGTTTTCGACAAAGGGAAGAAAAGACTAGTACAATGGGTCGAAGACAGTATGGCCAAAAAGAAGATGTTGTCACCAAAAAACTATTCCAAATTCAAAAGCAAGGATGAAAAGTACTTCAATCCGAAGTACCTTTTTTCAGGGTATACCAACGAAGATATAGGCACATTTGAATTCGATGGAGTAGAAAAAATAGCTGCACTTAGTGACATCCATGGTCAGTATGATTTGTTTATCAAAATCCTTAGAAACAATGGAATCATAGATGATCAAAATCAATGGGCTTATGGGAATGGTCATTTTGTAGTCGTCGGGGATATTTTTGACAGGGGGGACAAAGTGCAAGAATGCCTTTGGTTTGTGTATCAATTGGAGCAGCAGGCGGCCGAAGCCGGAGGCAAAGTGCATTACTTGCTAGGCAATCATGAAGTGATGGTGCTAACTGGTGATCTCAGATATATTCATGATAAATACCATCAGACAGAGCAATTGTTTCAGATGCCCTATTGGCAAATATTTGGACCCGAGTCTGAGCTTGGTAAATGGCTGCGAACCAAGCCAGTGACTATCCGAATCAATGATATTCAGTTTGTGCATGGGGGGCTTTCACCAGCACTGACGGTCAGCAAGTTTACTGCAGCTGAAATCAATAGTACTTTTTCGGATAAAATCATTGATGCTACACCGCAAGATTCGATTTACAACGATCCAAGAATCAAATTTTTAAACAAATCACAAGGTCCCATTTGGTACAGAGGATATTTCAGAGATGACAATTTTAATGAGTCACAATTGGATACTGTTCTCGACTATTTCGGCGTTGAGCGAATTGTGGTAGGTCATACATCACAGGATCGAGTACTGTCCGTTTTCAACGATAAAGTGATTGTGGTAGATTCCAGTATCAAACTCGGTGAATCTGGTGAGATTCTTTTTGTAGAAAGTGGAGAGCCCTCCATTGGAAATATGGTGGGAGATAGACGAAAACTTTAGGTTCTACTCCTGTTCTGGGTACCAATTGACCAGTCTGACTTCAATTTCATCTGAGCCTACATTGATCAATCGTTTGAAAGTTTCTACATCACTAAAGCCACCTTTTCCACGATAGTGGAAAGGGTAGACCACTTTAGGTTTGAATTCCATCACGGCATCGGCAGCAGCTTCTACTGTCATCGTGTAGGGCAGGTTCATACAGACAAACGCGATATCAATATTCTCCAAATTCCTCATTTCGCTGATGTCTTCGGTATCGCCAGAGATATAAATACGTTTATTGTCTATAGTCAAAACATACCCATTACCTCGACCCTTTGGATGTCTGGAGGTAGAATCTTCGGGAAGGTTGTACATCGGAATGGCTTCAATAGTAACATTTTGAATCGTAGTTTTTTCTCCATTGGCCAAGGCTGTTAGGTTGGTGAAAGTCGGTGTTAGTTTTTCGACAACTGCTTGCGGGGCAAGGATTGGTGTAGCCTGGGCGCTTAATTCATTTAGTGTTTCCAGATTCATGTGATCACCATGAATGTCTGTAATCAGTATCAAACTAGGCTCACCTATTCCTTCAAATCCTTTTTTGCCTCCATAAGGGTCCACATAGATTGTTTGATCTTCGTATTTTATCGCCATAGTCGCATGCAAAACCGGGTAGATTTTAATTTCACCATTCATGGTGGGGATGATTTCTGGCGCTGAGGATTGGCTGATGGCCAACTGATGGCATAAAATGAAACTGAAGAGGCAGATGATCGTTCGCATATAAGATTGAATTACGGTATGTTTTCAATTTAATATTTTTTCTAAGGACACCTACTATGACTATCAAACAACTGACACAAAAATTGCAAGAAATCTATAAAGGGAGCCCTTGGCATGGTGCTTCCTTATCGACGCAACTTTCAAATATTCTGGCAGAGCATTATACAAAAGGCGTTGGGGCAAACCAAAAGTCGATCGCACATTTGTTAGAACATATGTTGGCTTGGCGCCAATTGGCGATTGAAGTATTGAAAGGAAATAAGGAATACACTATCTCTTTAAACAGTAAAATAGATTGGCCGGAGCCTAAACCTGTTGGAGAACCTAAAGCTCATTACTTATCCAAGTTGGAAGAGTCGCAAGAGGAGTTGCTTGCTTTGCTAAAAAGCAAAGAGGGTAGTTGGCTAAAAGAGCAAACACCCAATAAGACTTATCAGAATGAGTTTTTATTGCAGGGTATTGTGGAACACGATCTGTATCACTCCGGTCAGATTGGCATTTTCAATTCGTTGTTGAAAGCCTAAAACAATTCCATCTGGTTGTCATCTTTGATTTTTCTGAATAGGGACAAATCAAAGGGATGTTTTTCAAGTCCCAATTTGTATTTGCGCTTAGCCAGGGCAAACATCTGATGAATCTGGTTAGACAATTCCCCTTCGCCTCTCATCCGGGTTTTGTAACGGCTATCATTCAGAGACCCTCCGTGCAACTCCTTGATTTGATTCAGAACTTTTTCTGCGCGATCAGGGAAATTCTTCTCCACCCAGTCGGTGAAAATCTCAGGAATGATACCATTGAGCCGGATGATGGTATAGGCCAAGTCGGTAGCGCCATTTTCGGATACTTTTTCTGCCAGTTTCATGATTTCCATACTATTGATTGAAGGAATGATGGGAGCCATCATGACCATCGTAGGAATGCCAGCTTCGGACAAACTTCTGATCGCATTGAGTCGGACGCCTACGGCGCTGGTTCTGGGTTCTAGCAGGCTTCTGGTTTTGTCTTTGAGTGAAGTGAGCGAGATCACCACTTTGGCCAGTTTCAGTTTCGCCAATTCGCTCAGTATATCGATGTCTCTTGTCACCATGGCGTTTTTGGTGATGATGCCTATCGGGTGGCGGTACTTGAGACAAACTTCAAGAATGGACCTAGTGATTTTTAGCTTTCGCTCAATGGGCTGGTAGCAGTCCGTATTGCCAGACAGCATGATGGGTACAGGTTTCCAACTTTTGGATTTGAACTTTTCGCGTAGGAGCTCCGCTGCGTTTTCTTTAATTAATATTTTGGTTTCGAAGTCGGTGCCAGCGCTATAGCCCCAATATTCGTGTGAATTTCGTGCGTAGCAATAGATACAGCCATGTTCGCAACCCTGGTAGGGATTGAGCGAATAGGAAAACGGAATATCAGGACTTTCGACCTTATTTACGATCGTTTTAGGATGGACGGTGATGTATTCTGTCTTAGGCTTGCGCTCCTTTTCTCCAGCCTGATGGAGGTGTTGCAAAAAGGATAAATCCTTTTCGTAGCTGTGTTCTAAGAAACGATTGTCAGGGTTGATTTGCGCTCCCCTGCCTTTGATGTAATCCATTTAACTGATGCGTTTGCCTACCCAAAATAAGAGCCTACTAAATTACTAAAATATTTAGCAATTAGTTTTGAAAGCACCTGAATTGTTAGAAGAAAGTGAACAAAAAGTGTTGGATCTTGAGTACGTCATGAGGCTGTCTAAACGACTTTTTGATAATATGGAAGACGATTTCAAAAATCCTTTTGCTACTCCACCAAAATTCATCATATTGCTCAATTAAAATTTTTACTGAATGGCAGGATACAGTCTCATCACACACAAGGGGAAAGAAATTTTATACGTCGATTACACCGGCATGAGCAAGGAGGAAATACTTCAAGTGATGGACGAGGCTACGGACTACGCTTTGAAGCTTGATAGGCCTATGCTTCGTTTATCCGATATGACAGGTGTCTTTGCCGTACCAGAAGTAGTAGAAAAAGCCAAATCAAGCGGTAAAGTTACGCATCACCTCACCATCAAAAGAGCCGCCGTAGGTATCACCGGAGCCAAAAAAGTCCTCTTCAATGCCTATAACCGTTTTACTGGGAACAACACCCGCGCCTTCGATACGGTGGAGGATGCGAAGGATTGGTTGGTGATTTAGATTAATCCTTTTAATTTAGGGTGGTTGCAACGTGAGTAACACGTATAACTTATTACGATATTTATCAGCAAACAGGCATTTAGATTAACTTCCACAAAAGGATGGCTTATGATGCTCTTTCATCGACAACACGAAAAACAAGAATTAGGCTTCTAAATTCTTGCGCAGCCTATATCGTGGTTCAAACTTTTCAGATAGATGTTGAAGCTAATGGTTTGTTCAAAATTCCGGAGGGTTCTCCTGATGGAATTTTATCGATGCTAACATTGGGCTTGATGTGTTTTCTATTTATTTCCTTTCTCATCTATGGCTACGATGATTGGAGAAGTATTGAACCAAAAGGACCATTAAGGCATGCAAATTCAATTAAGGAGAACTTCCTCTTGGAAATAAGAAGGGCGATGGGGAAGACCCAAGGAAGGGATGTTAAGCATGTTTGGAGGGATAAGTATAAGTTAAATCAAGACGCAAATAAAATTCATGAAGAGCTATTAGCTCAAACCAAAGCAGGTGTTGAAAAAGTTGATAATCTTCTTGAAAGAAATCAGATATTTGATTTGTTGTTAGTAGAAAACAGAAAAGATATTTACGAAGCTTATAAGGATTATTCCATAAATCACGCAATAATGGCCATAGTAATTGGCAAGGTAGGTTAGATGTATTTAATGTTGACCTAAGAATCTTTTGGGAATTCATATTTCCTGTGATTGCTTTTACGATTAGCGTATTTGCACCACTATATTCTAATTTGTTGCTGTCAATAATAGATTAATTTTTAACAGTGGTGTTCTCAATCATGAAGCTAGTCATTGTGTGTAGTTTAATGCCGAAAATCTTCATCTTACCATCCTAATTTTAGCTACTGGTATCAACTCACCTTGAGTTGCCATAATAAACATTTCTCACCCCAAATGCCTATCTTTGAGTTATGAGCAGAGACGAAGTAAAAACAGCCATCAAGGAACTACTGGACAATACACCAGAGCAAGTACTTCAAGAAGTATACGACTATTTGAAATCTGTTCAAGGCAAATCTGAATCTTCTGTATCTCTTTCCCAGAACCTCAGAACTATCTTATCTGAAGACAAAGAATTGCTTGAACGATTAGCTAAATGATTTCACTGAAAGGAGCACTTGAAATACATGCTATTCTCATTGAGCGGTTTGGAGGTGCAAATGGAATACGGGATCCAAAGCTATTGGATTCGGCATTAAATCGGCCATTTCAAACATTTGATAGTAAAGAACTCTACCCAACACCAATAGATAAAGCGTCCGCTATTTTGGAGAGTATTGTTAAGAATCATCCATTCACAGACGGTAACAAAAGAACTGGTTATGTATTAGCTCGACTTCTTCTTATGAATGCTGGATTTGATATTATGGCCAACCAGGAAGAAAAGTATCAATTCGTAATTTCAGTCTCACGAAGTGAACTGGATTTTGAACAGATAAAAGATTGGTTGGGCAAACATGCGACCAATAGTTAACTCATTTGAATTTCCCCAAAAACCAATCTTTAACTTACCAGTCAATCCTTACATTTGCAGCACTACAAATTCAAACCCTGAACCATGGCAAACTTAGAGTGGAAAACTGAGAAAGAATACGAAGAAATCACCTTCAAGACTTTGGATGGCGTGGCCCGCATCGCCTTCAACAGGCCCGAGTGCCGCAATGCCTTCACGCCCAAAACAGTGGATGAGCTGTGGGAGGCCTTAATCATTTGTCATGAAAGCCAGGAAATTGGCGTGGTATTGATCACAGGTGAGGGGCCGTCTCCGAAGGATGGAGGCTGGGCGTTTTGCTCTGGTGGTGATCAGCGCGTACGATCCAATACGGGTTACAAAGGCGCCAATGGCGTGAATCGCTTCAATATCTTAGACGTACAGCGTCAGATCCGCTTTATGAACAAAGTAGTAATTGCTGTTGTACCCGGCTGGGCAGTAGGAGGAGGGCACAGTTTGCACGTGGTTTGCGACATGACCATCGCCAGCAAGGAGCACGCGATCTTCAAACAAACAGATGCCGATGTGGCCAGCTTCGACGGTGGTTTTGGATCTGCCTATCTGGCCAGACAAGTAGGCCAAAAGAGAGCAAGAGAAATCTTCTTTTTAGGAGCTGACTACTCGGCGCAAGAAGCCTACGAGATGGGAATGGTCAATAAAGTTGTGCCGCACGATGAGCTAGAGCAAACCGCCTACGACTGGGCGCAAGAAATCATGACCAAGAGCCCGACAGCGATAAAAATGCTGAAATTCGGATTCAATCTGATCGACGATGGTTTGGTGGGACAGCAGGTATATGCCGGAGAGGCTACTCGACTGGCTTATGGCACGGATGAAGCCGTAGAAGGCAGAAACGCATTCTTAGAAAAAAGAAAACGCGACTTCTCTAAGTTTCCTAAGTTTCCTTGATACAATTTTGAATTTAGACATTGTAGAAGCCTGTCCTGCCTTTTTGAGAACAAAAGAATTATATGGTAAAGATTGAGTAAGGGTTAAACTCAATCCTCTCCTGATCTTTCTAGTAGCTTCTGATCCATGTTTTTGGTGGCTTTGGCGCCGAGCTTTTTCATTTTCTCCGCGCGATTGATCAGGTTGCCTTTGCCTTCGTAAAGTTTTTTGGCGGCTTCTACGTACACTTTTTGCGTGAGATCCAGTTGTCGGCCGATACCTTTTACGTCTTCAGTAAAGGCTACAAATTTGTCGTACAAATTGCCGCCTTCTTTGGCAATTTCTATGGCGTTTTTGCTTTGTGCATCCTGCTTCCAGATATAGGACACTGTTCTCAGTGTTGCCATAAGCGTACTTGTCGACACGAGTACAATATTTTTATCAAGTGCTTTTTCATACAGACCTTCATCATGCTGTAAGGCAATGGTTAGAGCTGGCTCATTGGCCACAAATAGCATGATATAATCCGGTTGATTGATGTCGTATAGCTTTTGGTAGTTTTTGTCGCCCAACAGCTTGATGTGTGTATTTACACTTTCCAAATGTGCTTTTAGATATTCTGCTTTTTTGTTTTCATTGTCTTCTTCAAAATATCTGGCGTAAGCAGTTAAGGATACTTTCGAATCTATGACGAGGCTCTTTTCATCCGGAAGATTGACAATGAAATCAAGTCTTTGATTATTTCCTTCTTCGTTTTTGAAATTTTGCTCTCTGGTGTAATGAACATCTTTAAGCAAACCTACTTTTTCTAAGATGCCTTCAAGTTGGCGTTCGCCCCAGTTACCTTGTGTTTTTGAATCTCCTTTTAATGCCCTCACGAGATTTTCGGCCTCTTTGGTCATCTTGATATTAGCTCCTTTCAAGTCTTCGACCTGCTGCTTGAGCGCAGCATTCCACTTCATGCTTTCATTGTTGGTGAGCACCACTTTCTTTTCGAATTCAGATATTTTCTCTCCCAGTGGCTTGAGCAGTTGATCCACTTGTTCTTTGTTGTGGGTGGTGAATTTCTTGCTGTTCTCTTCGAGAATCTCGTTGGCCATGTTTTTGAATTCGGCTGAGAACTTTTCACGGATTTGGTTGAGTTCTTCTTTTTGGGTTTTCAGCGTTTCCTGAAGGTTGCGATAGTCGGATTCTAAGCGCGTATGCTGGTTGTTGAGTTGTACGTTCATTTCACGCTCGCCTTGAAGTTTTTGCTCTATCTCTTTACCACGCTCACTAAGCGACTGCACTTTTTCAGATTCGGCCTGCAGCCTAATTTCAAGCTCTTTGGTTTTGAGCTGTTCCTCTGCATTCTGTGGATTTTGAAATTTTGATTTGGCAATAAGCCAAGCCGCACCTGCTCCTAAAACCAGGCCGGTAAAAAGGTAAACGAAATGATAAACTTCCATAAAACAAATCTATGAAGTGTAGACAGATTTTCCTTTGTTACTTGGGATTGAATTTCTAATAATCTCCATACATCCTTTGTAACCAAGCAAAGAATTCCATGCTCCAAGCTAATGCTACATGTAGGATGACACCTCCCCAAATTCTTTTCGAATAGAAAGCCAGAATTCCAATTAAATATCCGCCAAAAACAGAGCTGATGGCTTCGGTGATAGGCTTGCCATAGTGGAGAAACATATAAGACCCAACCATAGCCAGCACCGCTTGTCCACCCAAAACTCTCGTAAATCCTATCACTAGAAACCCTCTGAAAAACAGCTCGACATTCAGGAAGTTAGCGCCATATACACCTTCATAAATCAGCATGGGGATCCAACCAGAGAGCTCATGCTTTTCGGCAAATCGATCTCCACCGCTAGGAATATATCGTGGGTAGTAGTTGGTCAGATCCGAAAGAAAGGATGCCAATCCAATACCTATCACAACTGCAAGAAGCAAGAGGCCATAAGGCCTGAAGTCGGTGTGTTGAAGGGTAAGTCCATACCAGCTGTTGGTTTCGTCCCTTTTCTTTTCATACCAGAAATAAAAAATCATAAGCGGTAAGAAGAGGGTGAAAAAGGACTTTCCTCTCCACATTACTTTGCGAACAAACCGGTAGTCGATAACATCCAAATGTTCTATCAAAGAATAATGAAAATAAAGTGTGCGACTGAATCCAAGGATGATGAAGCCAAAAAGGAACAATAGCCAAAACTCTTTGGATCGATACCAAGTACGGTTGATATTAAAAAAGGCTAGAAAAATACAAGTGACCAAAAATGGAAATCCCATATAGAGCGACATATAGAACCAATGCCAAAGGGTTTTGCGATGAGCGTCAATAATACTGTCTTCAAAATCAAGAGTAAAATTGAAATAAGTACAAATGGTAAGAAAAATGCCCACGCTGAGATACAGTCCCCAGTGAAAATGCTCCTGTAGGTATTTGGTAAGGTATCTCCAAAGTTGTTTCATTTAGTCTCTTGAGTTAAGATTGAAAGGTTGAAGTATCATAGAAGGGTATTCAATTAAAGTTGGTTTTAACATGAAGTGATAAATATAAATACTATCACAATCAATAGACAAGCGAGTGAGCCGTTGACATCATACAGAATTTGATTAACTTTTAGGAAATTTTTTCATATTGTGAGGAGCCTAATATCTTATTTGACCTTGTTGATACTGGTTTGTACAATACAAGCCTTTGGTTCTAATCAACCAGTCGTTCAGCCCGAAGATTATTTGATTAAGTCCTCGTCTCTCACTGAACAGTTGTGGGTTTACTCCGATTCCTCAAGAAACCTTACGGTAAAGGATATTCTAAATGCTCAACCTGCCTTCGAACCATTGGATGGAGAGCTGTCCAGTGAACAAGTTCATTGGGGGAGGTTGAGATTGGTGAACAATCTGAAAGTCACAAAACTCTATCTGCTCTATGTTGGTAAAAATGACTTCATCGATTGTTATTTCGTTGAGAATGACTCTATCGTACAGCACGAGCAAAGTGGATATATGTATCCACAACATCTAAAATCAGTACCCAAGGGTAGTTATTATATACCTATCTTATTAAATGCGAGTGCGAGTCAGGATTTATATATCAGGATAGAAGAAAAAATTCATAATGACCCAGAGTTTGATCTTCGATTAACTAGTGGCACCAACTGGGTCTATGAAATCCTCGATAAACATATTGTTGACTTCATTTTCCAGGGTTTGTTTTGGATTGTGATGATTTACAATTTGTTCTTGTTTGGCACAACCAGAACTAAGGCTTATCTGTACTATGCGTTTTATCTGGGATGTATCGCGGTCAATTATCTCTTTCTTACTGATATACTCCGAGAGTATATTTTGAATGAGACGCCTTGGCTCACTATTTATTTTATTCCGACAACCATCCTTGCAGTTGGTGCTTATTGGATTTTTGTCAATGATTTCATTAGTGCGAAAAAGCACTTCTTGCTGTATTATAAATGGATGAGAATAGTCTCCTTAGTTGATATAGGGATTTTCTTCTTGAGCATC
The sequence above is drawn from the Reichenbachiella sp. genome and encodes:
- a CDS encoding type II CAAX prenyl endopeptidase Rce1 family protein, which produces MKQLWRYLTKYLQEHFHWGLYLSVGIFLTICTYFNFTLDFEDSIIDAHRKTLWHWFYMSLYMGFPFLVTCIFLAFFNINRTWYRSKEFWLLFLFGFIILGFSRTLYFHYSLIEHLDVIDYRFVRKVMWRGKSFFTLFLPLMIFYFWYEKKRDETNSWYGLTLQHTDFRPYGLLLLAVVIGIGLASFLSDLTNYYPRYIPSGGDRFAEKHELSGWIPMLIYEGVYGANFLNVELFFRGFLVIGFTRVLGGQAVLAMVGSYMFLHYGKPITEAISSVFGGYLIGILAFYSKRIWGGVILHVALAWSMEFFAWLQRMYGDY